Proteins from a genomic interval of Corynebacterium freiburgense:
- the bcp gene encoding thioredoxin-dependent thiol peroxidase: MTDSTRLAVGDTAPAFTLQDHTGKMVSLADYSGKRVLVYFYPRANTPGCTKEACDFRDSLADFRGLDIDVIGISPDSPEKLTVFRSDHDLNFTLLSDPDKEVMKAWGAFGEKKNYGKIVQGVIRSTFLIGADGTIEQAMYNVRATGHVARVLREVE, from the coding sequence ATGACTGATTCGACACGCCTTGCGGTTGGTGACACTGCCCCTGCTTTTACGCTCCAAGACCATACTGGCAAGATGGTTTCCCTTGCTGATTATTCTGGCAAGCGTGTGCTTGTGTATTTCTATCCGCGGGCAAATACCCCGGGATGCACTAAAGAAGCCTGTGATTTTCGGGATAGTCTGGCTGATTTCCGGGGCCTAGATATTGATGTTATTGGGATTTCCCCTGATTCACCGGAGAAACTTACGGTATTTCGTAGCGATCATGATTTAAATTTCACTTTGCTTTCGGACCCAGACAAGGAAGTTATGAAAGCTTGGGGTGCGTTTGGGGAAAAGAAAAACTACGGCAAGATTGTGCAGGGTGTTATTCGATCAACTTTTCTTATTGGGGCCGATGGCACAATCGAACAAGCAATGTATAACGTTCGCGCTACGGGGCACGTTGCCCGCGTGCTTAGGGAAGTAGAATAG
- a CDS encoding TetR/AcrR family transcriptional regulator has protein sequence MAEQVSDSEILVPRKRPAQQRSREKYSRILAAARGVLVDVGFESFTFDEVARRAGVPIGTLYQYFANKYVMICELDRQDTAGIVSELSKFSTRVPALQWPDFLDEFIDHLASLWHDDPSRRAVWHAVQSTPATRATAAATEREMLEIIAKVMRPLATTITDSDRLALAGILVHTVSSLLNYAVRDQKLDEPRFQTTVAEIKRMILAYLFAVATM, from the coding sequence ATGGCAGAGCAAGTATCGGATTCTGAAATCCTTGTTCCTCGGAAACGTCCAGCGCAGCAGCGAAGCCGTGAAAAGTATTCACGGATATTGGCGGCGGCTCGGGGCGTTTTAGTGGATGTTGGTTTTGAGTCCTTTACATTCGATGAGGTTGCCCGCCGCGCAGGTGTTCCAATCGGGACGCTATATCAGTACTTTGCCAATAAGTATGTAATGATTTGCGAGCTAGACCGGCAGGATACCGCGGGCATTGTTTCTGAGCTGTCCAAGTTTTCGACTCGCGTACCGGCGCTCCAATGGCCGGATTTCTTGGATGAGTTTATTGATCACCTTGCGTCCCTTTGGCACGATGATCCTTCGCGCCGTGCGGTATGGCACGCTGTCCAGTCCACTCCGGCGACTCGTGCCACCGCTGCGGCGACCGAACGGGAGATGCTGGAGATCATAGCAAAAGTGATGCGCCCACTTGCGACAACGATCACAGATTCGGACCGCTTAGCATTGGCCGGGATTTTGGTACATACGGTATCTTCCCTGCTCAACTATGCTGTTCGGGATCAAAAATTAGATGAACCACGCTTCCAAACCACGGTTGCGGAAATCAAACGTATGATCCTGGCATATTTGTTTGCTGTGGCGACAATGTAG
- a CDS encoding isochorismatase family protein produces the protein MKALVIVDVQNDFCPGGTLATINGSRVAAGITEHVRAAGNYYSHIVATKDWHISPATHFSTHPDFIDTWPAHCVADTPGAEFHKNLDASLIEAVFHKGEYSAAYSGFEGHLANDDTSLADWLRERNITHITIVGIATDFCVKATALDALQEGFEVEVLADLTAAVGDQDAALDQLRAIGASISKTLAAA, from the coding sequence ATGAAGGCACTCGTGATTGTCGATGTTCAAAACGATTTCTGCCCGGGTGGTACCCTCGCCACCATCAACGGATCAAGAGTTGCGGCTGGCATCACTGAACATGTCCGCGCAGCTGGAAACTACTATTCGCACATTGTTGCCACGAAAGACTGGCATATTTCACCCGCCACTCACTTTTCCACACACCCCGACTTCATTGACACTTGGCCCGCCCACTGCGTCGCAGACACCCCCGGCGCAGAGTTCCATAAAAATCTAGACGCAAGCTTGATCGAAGCGGTCTTCCATAAGGGAGAATATTCCGCAGCCTACTCGGGCTTCGAAGGCCACCTTGCCAACGATGACACAAGCCTTGCAGACTGGCTCCGGGAACGAAACATCACCCATATCACTATCGTGGGAATCGCCACCGACTTCTGCGTCAAAGCCACCGCACTCGACGCCCTTCAAGAAGGCTTTGAAGTCGAGGTCCTTGCCGACCTCACCGCCGCCGTAGGCGACCAGGATGCCGCACTAGATCAGCTCCGCGCGATCGGGGCGTCGATAAGCAAAACACTGGCCGCCGCATAA
- the acpS gene encoding holo-ACP synthase AcpS, with the protein MVASNGVFLPATGIDIVQISGFREQLEQPGSRFSGVFSAYELRRARKYTGVREVEHLAGRWAAKEAFIKAWSQALFGRPPVIAPEALDWSEIEVRADAYHRVELALRGAVGAAVEKSVGDVRTSLSITHDGDYAAASVLLIDAPIARS; encoded by the coding sequence ATGGTCGCAAGCAATGGGGTGTTTCTTCCCGCTACGGGGATTGATATCGTGCAGATTTCTGGTTTTCGGGAGCAATTGGAGCAACCGGGTAGCCGGTTTTCGGGTGTGTTTAGCGCTTATGAATTGCGGCGGGCGCGGAAATATACCGGCGTGCGGGAGGTGGAGCATCTTGCAGGTCGGTGGGCGGCTAAGGAGGCGTTTATTAAGGCCTGGTCACAAGCGCTTTTTGGGAGGCCTCCGGTGATTGCTCCGGAGGCATTGGATTGGTCTGAGATAGAAGTGCGGGCCGATGCGTATCACCGCGTTGAGTTGGCGCTCAGGGGTGCGGTAGGGGCGGCCGTCGAAAAGAGTGTGGGTGATGTGCGCACAAGCCTTAGCATCACCCACGATGGTGATTATGCGGCGGCCAGTGTTTTGCTTATCGACGCCCCGATCGCGCGGAGCTGA
- a CDS encoding PIG-L deacetylase family protein, protein MYAHTLGAIAALALTIYLFQPQQKLWFLRNFQNGKKLHWMYLGIALLVFFSQLAMLFIPDRPAMNQVTNGIIYTGLVILIFLTARQKIHCPVSQSSLRILAIGAHPDDLEIACGGTLAKLTDAGHIIHAIVMCDGQVGGNAAIRPNEARNGARFMGISKIDVHKFTDTELAKHEVELVQTIENKINEFQPDVIFTHSKNDQHQDHQAVHYATLRAARRHPSVLCYESPSSTREFDPSFFVDLSEYVNVKVHAVEQHKDQLNKPYMGPDHVRGIAAFRGSQAKMRFAEGFEIVRLVDSSLEGI, encoded by the coding sequence ATGTACGCTCACACCCTTGGCGCTATCGCAGCATTAGCCTTAACCATTTACCTGTTCCAACCTCAGCAAAAATTGTGGTTCCTCCGCAATTTCCAAAACGGCAAAAAACTGCATTGGATGTATCTTGGCATTGCATTGCTAGTTTTCTTTTCCCAGCTTGCAATGTTGTTTATCCCCGACCGCCCGGCCATGAATCAAGTAACAAATGGCATTATTTATACCGGGTTGGTAATTCTTATCTTTCTTACTGCACGGCAGAAAATACATTGCCCAGTATCCCAATCATCTCTAAGAATCCTCGCAATTGGCGCACACCCAGATGACCTCGAAATAGCTTGTGGTGGCACCCTTGCAAAATTAACTGATGCGGGCCATATTATTCATGCAATAGTCATGTGCGATGGACAAGTTGGAGGCAATGCAGCGATTCGGCCAAATGAAGCCCGAAACGGTGCAAGATTTATGGGTATTTCTAAAATAGACGTACACAAATTCACGGATACAGAATTGGCAAAGCACGAAGTTGAGCTCGTGCAAACCATTGAAAATAAAATCAATGAATTTCAGCCGGATGTGATTTTTACCCATTCAAAAAACGATCAGCATCAAGACCACCAAGCGGTGCATTATGCAACACTTCGTGCGGCTCGACGTCACCCTTCCGTGCTGTGCTACGAAAGCCCATCCTCCACCCGCGAATTTGACCCATCATTCTTTGTGGATCTCTCCGAGTACGTGAATGTAAAAGTCCATGCCGTTGAGCAGCACAAAGACCAACTAAACAAACCATATATGGGCCCAGATCACGTGCGTGGAATCGCAGCATTCCGCGGATCACAGGCCAAAATGCGCTTTGCTGAAGGGTTTGAAATAGTGCGTCTTGTTGATTCATCACTGGAAGGAATCTAA
- a CDS encoding ATP-grasp domain-containing protein, with product MRFLVTGIGGPAGKALTTQLVARGHAVYGVDLTEVSDPRLAAFATVPAATDPEMLPHLRSLAVAHNVDFIIPTVAEELTIIAHNREFFAPIPVVIGAPDAVACAHDKYLTMQRLQQAGVATPEFALPSEFPNIEAALQHFGNVFALKPRIGRGGRGFQVIRQPSDLNWAQIDDSVILQAFAPGAEYAPMVFVPQSRKTSTVAVVQKEQDATVRIPNESVPAIATLAQSTAKAMGLVGPIDIDVRINASGAPVVLEVNARFGANSELAPEILGGLFEDLKVK from the coding sequence ATGCGTTTTCTGGTCACTGGAATCGGAGGACCAGCTGGAAAAGCTTTAACCACCCAACTAGTCGCCCGCGGGCACGCCGTATACGGAGTTGATTTGACCGAGGTCTCCGACCCTCGACTCGCCGCTTTTGCGACGGTACCCGCAGCCACCGACCCAGAAATGCTGCCGCACCTTCGGTCTCTAGCCGTCGCCCACAACGTAGATTTCATTATTCCGACGGTGGCAGAAGAACTCACAATTATTGCTCATAATCGCGAGTTTTTCGCACCCATCCCAGTGGTTATTGGCGCACCCGACGCTGTCGCCTGCGCCCACGACAAATACCTCACAATGCAACGCCTGCAACAAGCCGGCGTGGCAACTCCAGAATTCGCACTGCCGAGTGAGTTCCCCAATATTGAAGCGGCACTTCAGCATTTTGGCAATGTTTTCGCTCTTAAACCCAGAATTGGCCGCGGGGGCCGGGGATTCCAGGTAATAAGACAACCTAGTGACCTCAATTGGGCGCAGATTGATGATTCCGTAATCCTCCAAGCCTTCGCCCCCGGAGCCGAATATGCCCCAATGGTATTCGTTCCCCAAAGCAGAAAAACATCAACAGTGGCGGTAGTCCAAAAAGAACAAGATGCGACAGTTCGTATACCGAATGAATCCGTGCCCGCCATAGCGACTCTCGCACAAAGCACAGCCAAAGCAATGGGCCTCGTAGGACCCATCGATATTGATGTTCGAATCAATGCATCCGGAGCGCCAGTTGTACTAGAAGTCAATGCAAGGTTTGGCGCAAATAGTGAACTAGCCCCAGAAATTCTGGGTGGTTTATTTGAAGATCTCAAGGTGAAGTAA
- a CDS encoding glycosyltransferase, which translates to MTTVLSTVVLTFGLIILVCGLIKLTFVPLSLVFEIRNAYWRKTKHWSMIELEPLVSVIVPGFNEQNVLENCVVSIVNSNYHNLEVVLIDDGSTDQTPQIMAELEQRFHNVRFFRQENQGKGAALNYGITKARGDILLFVDSDGLFSPDTVTHMLLGFNSRNVGAVCGDDRPVNIDRTLTRLLAIISHVGTGMVRRALTMLHCMPIVSGNVGAFRRDVLEKTGFFNTDTVGEDLELTWRIHKHGYSVNFAPKALVYAESPSTIRGLWKQRVRWARGLLQTTWMHRHMVGNFRYGMFGFYLLFNTITMIVVPILQVIVPFMILPLVFTSESPLPNGVWETLAWLGLFVSVMLVIYAIMLNKAYQDLRFAWTLILWPAYSTFVGLTMIQALILELRRAPNRWNKLERTGVVTIKNLSPASSAKELTTSTSAPIDQGIPTTHPVNAPQPKLSTHSTVKSARKQELTGV; encoded by the coding sequence ATGACAACCGTATTATCAACAGTGGTTTTAACCTTCGGTCTGATTATCCTTGTCTGCGGGCTAATCAAACTAACATTCGTGCCTTTGTCTTTGGTGTTTGAGATCCGTAACGCCTACTGGCGCAAAACAAAGCACTGGTCCATGATCGAACTCGAACCGCTGGTCAGCGTTATTGTGCCGGGATTTAATGAACAAAATGTTCTGGAAAACTGCGTTGTTTCAATTGTGAACAGCAATTACCACAATTTGGAAGTAGTACTTATTGATGATGGCTCCACAGACCAAACTCCACAAATTATGGCGGAATTGGAGCAACGTTTTCATAATGTGCGGTTTTTCCGGCAAGAAAACCAAGGAAAAGGTGCCGCGCTGAACTATGGGATAACCAAAGCTCGTGGTGACATTCTATTATTCGTTGACTCCGATGGACTATTTTCACCCGATACCGTCACCCATATGCTGCTCGGTTTTAATTCCCGAAATGTAGGAGCGGTGTGTGGCGATGACCGACCAGTAAATATTGACCGAACATTGACGCGTCTCCTTGCAATTATTAGCCATGTGGGAACAGGCATGGTTCGACGCGCACTTACAATGCTGCATTGCATGCCAATTGTTTCCGGAAATGTTGGCGCATTCCGACGAGACGTTTTAGAAAAAACCGGGTTCTTTAACACCGATACGGTGGGCGAAGATCTGGAACTTACGTGGCGAATTCATAAACATGGATATTCGGTGAATTTCGCCCCGAAAGCGCTTGTCTATGCGGAATCCCCCTCCACAATTCGAGGGCTCTGGAAACAACGCGTACGCTGGGCTAGAGGTCTACTTCAAACAACATGGATGCACCGCCATATGGTTGGCAATTTCCGGTATGGCATGTTTGGTTTTTATCTTTTATTTAATACCATCACCATGATCGTGGTTCCGATATTGCAGGTAATTGTTCCTTTTATGATCTTGCCTCTGGTATTTACCTCAGAAAGCCCGCTCCCCAATGGTGTGTGGGAAACACTTGCTTGGCTGGGATTATTTGTGTCCGTCATGCTTGTTATTTACGCAATTATGCTTAATAAGGCATACCAGGATTTACGCTTTGCATGGACACTAATATTGTGGCCAGCATATTCGACCTTTGTTGGTTTAACAATGATCCAAGCACTTATATTGGAATTGCGCCGTGCGCCTAACCGTTGGAATAAACTCGAGCGAACTGGCGTAGTGACGATTAAAAATCTTTCTCCCGCTTCATCAGCGAAGGAACTCACTACAAGCACATCGGCACCGATCGACCAGGGCATTCCAACCACTCACCCAGTGAATGCTCCACAACCAAAACTAAGCACGCATTCAACTGTGAAATCAGCACGCAAACAAGAACTCACAGGAGTCTAA
- a CDS encoding twin-arginine translocation signal domain-containing protein gives MLNRRQFLFATTTATAAAILGGCSMRTPIPHERSINFGFEDVVTSNTKWRKHGEQLQKAHVNAVSLAIGRPDWLAFEWDENPDISASLVQETGEDYIEKALKELKPFLPDDHKITLTLDTLLPGWIQENPKLAGKTTAGKRSSEFASVAALTDGDVAKRIARLVKDLAARYEPHSIALTELMFDDATFGDDDLKHYKRTMDADDWPRRSNGNIDERHDSIGEWRSKSLAHLVSTLHKELNDSNTNIDIDVRAPWEDPTGDRSESGHNYELLLQKADRIVIWNYFGINEKSPKYGRKIAAALHNNYGDRFVMSTGLWGTKNNQTITPDDLRASLQAAAQGGANAVSVSPAKLMTPEHWKVLEEIWRPD, from the coding sequence ATGCTTAATCGGCGACAATTTCTATTTGCTACAACAACTGCAACGGCCGCTGCGATTCTAGGTGGATGTTCTATGCGAACCCCAATTCCTCATGAACGCTCAATCAATTTCGGGTTCGAGGACGTGGTCACTTCCAATACCAAGTGGCGTAAACACGGTGAGCAACTCCAAAAAGCTCACGTAAATGCAGTGAGTTTAGCAATTGGTCGCCCCGATTGGCTCGCATTCGAATGGGATGAAAACCCAGACATTAGCGCGAGCCTTGTCCAAGAAACCGGCGAAGACTATATCGAAAAAGCACTCAAAGAGCTTAAGCCATTCCTCCCAGACGACCATAAAATCACACTGACGCTCGACACACTGCTACCTGGATGGATCCAAGAAAATCCGAAACTAGCAGGAAAAACCACTGCCGGAAAGCGCTCCAGCGAGTTTGCCAGCGTGGCGGCCTTAACGGACGGGGACGTCGCAAAGCGAATAGCTCGGCTTGTAAAAGACCTTGCCGCCCGTTACGAACCCCACAGCATTGCCCTTACCGAACTGATGTTTGATGACGCCACCTTTGGCGACGACGACCTAAAACACTACAAACGCACCATGGACGCCGACGACTGGCCCCGCCGCAGCAACGGCAATATCGACGAACGCCACGACTCCATAGGAGAATGGCGATCCAAATCACTAGCACACCTGGTAAGCACACTCCACAAAGAACTCAACGACAGCAACACCAATATCGACATCGACGTCCGCGCCCCCTGGGAAGACCCCACAGGCGACCGCTCCGAATCCGGCCACAACTACGAACTACTCCTACAAAAAGCAGACCGAATAGTCATCTGGAACTACTTCGGAATCAATGAAAAATCCCCAAAGTACGGGCGGAAAATCGCAGCCGCACTCCATAACAACTACGGCGACCGATTCGTTATGTCCACCGGACTGTGGGGCACAAAAAACAATCAAACCATTACACCAGACGACCTCCGCGCAAGCCTCCAAGCAGCAGCCCAAGGCGGAGCAAACGCAGTATCCGTCTCCCCCGCCAAACTTATGACCCCCGAGCACTGGAAAGTACTCGAAGAAATCTGGCGGCCGGACTGA